The sequence CAGTTGCTGCTCTGAAAGTTGCTCGGCTTCCTTGGGTGGCATCTCCGACCAATCACCGCTGGTTCGGGTCGAGGCCAGATACAAAGGGCTGTGTTCCGGCTCACCAGGAACAACCGCGGCTTCTCCGCTGTCGCCGCCATCTGCCAACCCAGCCAACGAACCCAAATCCAACGAGCCTTCGATCAAATCAGGGTCCTGCCCGTGACACCCCAAACATTTTTCGCGAAGCAGAGGTGCCACGCGGCGAACAAACAACGCTTCGGATTCGGACACACGGGACGATTCTGCGATGTCATCGGCAAACAACTGGCCACCCAACGAGATCGCCAGCAACCACAACGTCAGCGGTTTTCCGAGGGTCGTCAGAATGCGAACTCGCATGCGATTGTGGGCCACGGGTGAATGAATCCTTCGCGTCCTGCCAGACGCATCGGGCTTGAGTTTGGGAGGTCAACCGAACCCAACCAGGGTAACCCATGCTGACGCCTGATGCTCTATGGAGCCCTGTTGAACCGACGAAAAGGGCACTTAAAAACTGGCCCCATCCGACGCTTCGTAAGTTCTTTCCCCCACACACGATCGGTCGAACGAGCAAACCACTTTCGCGATTCCAGCGTCACTTTGGCATCACGTTCAAACGACAAGTCCGCCTCGGGGAATACGATGGTTGACCTCGATTGCAATTGTCCCCACACCATTCCGATCATCAGCCACTCCATGCACCATCGAATTTGGATCCTCCTCGCCGCCTGCCTGACGACTTGCTCTCCTGCATGGGCTCAAACCTCGAGCGAGTCTCGCCCCAACGTGATCTTGGTGGTGACCGACGACCAGGGTTATGGCGACATGTCATGCCACGGCAACCCATGGCTCAACACACTCAACCTGGATCGCCTCGCGACGCAAAGCGTGCGGCTGGAAAACTTTCACGTCGATCCGGTTTGCACGCCCACCCGAGCCGCATTGATGACGGGCCGTTACTGCACACGTGTGGGTGCGTGGGCGGTCACCGAAGGCCGCCAGTTGCTCGATCCCGACGAAACAACCATGGCCGAAATTTTTCGCGACTCGGGCTATCGGACCGGCATGTTCGGCAAGTGGCATCTGGGAGATCCACCACCGTTTGCACCTCGCGAACGAGGGTTTGAAACCGTGGTTCGGCACATGGCAGGTGGCGCAGACGAAATCGGAAACCCGACCGGCAATGACTACTTCGATGACACGTACTACCGAAACGGAACGCCAGAATCGTTCGACGGATACTGCACCGACATCTGGTTCGAGGAAGCGATTGATTTCATCCAGCAGGATTCCGAACAACCATTCTTCGTTTACATCCCCACCAACGCGATGCACAGCCCCTACTTGGTGGCAGATCGTTATTCCGATCCATTCGAGCAGCAGGGCATCGAACCCAAGCGTGCCGCGTTCTATGGGATGATTCAAAACTTTGACGAGAACCTTGGCCGACTCCTGAAGAAGCTCGACCAAGCCAACCTGCGTGAAAACACGTTGCTGATATTCATGAGCGACAATGGCACGGCGCAAGGAGCCAGCGAACAAGATCGCAAGGACGGATTCAACGCGGGCATGCGAGGAAAGAAGGGCTCGGTCTACGAAGGCGGGCACCGGGTTCCCTGTTTCGCGAGCTGGCCGGCGAAGTGGGACGGCAATCGTCCAGTCCACCAATTGACGTGCCATCGTGATTGGTTGCCGACCCTGATCGATCTTTGTGATCTGAAGCGACCGGCCGAAGTTTCTTTCGACGGGCGTTCGATGGCGGGATTGCTCCACAGCTCCTCCCAGCAGTGGCCTGAACGAACCCTGATCATTGAACGCCAGTCAGACAACGTTGTTTCGGCAACGAAGACGCAGGGCAGGGCACAGCCGCCTTTTGCTGTGCTGACAGATCGATGGCGATTGATTCGCGACGAACTGTACGACATTCGAAACGATCCCGGGCAATTCAAGAACATCGCCGCCGAGCACCCTGAGGTGGTGCGTGAACTGCGTGCGGCATACGACACCTACTTTGAAGACGTTCACGGAAGCCGTAAGGACGTGATTCGGTTCATCGTCGGAAAGGACACCACGCCCACGCTGATCACAGTCCGAGACTGGCACCCGACAGAAGGCGGAGTGATCTGGAAACCGTCTCAATTGCCGGACAGCGATCTGCTGATCAACGGTTTCTGGGAAATTGAAGTCGCGGAAGCGGGGCGTTACGCGATTAAACTGCAGCGGTTCCCCGAGGACGCGTTGGCTGCCATCGAAGCCGACCAGGCTCGCCTTCGTGTGGATTCGATCGAGCAAACTCAAACGCTGAAGCCGGAAGAATCATCCGTCACGTTCGAGATCGATCTTCCCGCTGGTCCGCATCGATTGCAAACCTGGTTGCGTGACGCGGCCAGCCAGAAAATTCGCGGGGCTTACTTTGTGGAATTCACCAAGGTCGGGCCGAGCGAAGCATCTTCGCGTCGATGAAGGCAAGGTGGGACGGATCGAGTGTTCGATTTCGCCGGGCTTGGAAGCCCAGCGTACTGTTCTTGATTTCGCCGGGCTTGGAAGCCCAGCGTACTTTGTCCGTACAATGGGCTTCCAAGCCCGTTGGTCCCACAACCCGATCTACGACTGCCTTCCAAGCCCGTTGAACCGACCAGCACAAATCACTCCTCCGCTGTCTCGCTTCCCTCCCCACTTCCTCGCGTGACTCATGCATTTGGCATCCTCCCTCGCATCACCTTCCATCCATAACCCAAGCCGCCGCCTGTGGATACTCGCAACACTCATCGCGTGCATTGCCAATCATGCGACGCCGGCAAACGCGGAAACGCAACCCGAGCCCTCCAAACCCAACGTGCTCTTCATTGCTGTCGACGACTTGGCATCAACGCTGGGTTGCTACGGCGATGTGGTTGCCAAGACACCCAACATCGACCGATTGGCAGCAACGGGAACCTGCTTCCGCCGAGCGTACAACCAACTGCCGCTTTGCAATCCCACGCGAGCGTCGGTGATGACGGGACTGCGTCCCGATCAAATCAAAGTCTACGACCTCGACCGACATTTTCGTGACGAAGTCCCAAACGTCGTCACGTTGTCGCAAGCATTCCAGCAGGCCGGTTACTTTGCCGCTCGAGTCGGCAAGATCTATCACTACAACGTGCCAGCCTCGATCGGAACCGACGGCTTTGATGACCCGCCCTCGTGGAACCAAACGGTCAATCCAAAGGGATGTGACAAAGACGAAGAACACCTCATCTTCAATGCCGAACCGCACCGCAAGATCAGCGGTGCACTCAGTTGGTTGGCTGCCGACGGGGAGGACGAAGAACAGACCGATGGCATGATCGGGACGGAAGCCATCCGCATCATGCGAGAGAAGAAAGATGAACCGTTCTTCTTGGGTGTCGGTTTCTTTCGACCGCACACGCCCTATGTCGCGCCGAAGAAATACTTTGACATGTACCCGCTGGAGTCATTGCGATTGCCGTACGCTCCCGCTGGTGATCGCGACGACATTCCTACAGCGGCGTTCGCACACAATTGCCCGGTTCCCAACTATGGGCTCGATGAACCAACGTTGTTGAAAGCGACTCAGGCTTACTACGCGTGCGTGTCGTTTGTCGACGCTCAAGTCGGACGCTTGCTCGATGCACTGGAGGAACAGGGACTGGCCGACAACACGATCGTGGTGTTCTGGAGCGATCACGGTTACCACCTCGGCGAACACAACGGAGTCTGGCAGAAACGAACGCTGTTTGAAGAAGGAGCCCAATCGCCGCTGATCATTCGCGATCCATCGCAAACAGGACACGGATCCTGCAATCGGATTGTCGAGTTCGTTGACATCTATCCAACACTCACCGATTTGGCAGGCATTGAGTCACCGAGCGGATTGGCCGGTCGCAGCTTGAAACCTTTGCTGAACGATCCGGTCGCCCAGTGGAACGGCACGGCGATCACGCAAGTCTTGCGTCCTGCGGACGATCGGTTGCCCGAGCAAGTGATGGGATGCAGCATTCGCACGCATCGCTATCGGTACACCGAGTGGGCCGAAGGTCGGCACGGGGTCGAGTTGTACGACCACCAAAGCGATCCGAATGAATTCAAGAACCTGGCCGAGGATCCGGATGAACGGGCTCTTGCCGTCATCCGGCGATTGCGTCCGTTACTGCGAGCGAAAGCGTCGGGTGAGATCCCGACGGTGCCGGTCAATCCGGCTCGGTTGTAGAGAGCATCGAGGCAGATATCGCCGGGATTGGAAGCCCAGCGTACGTTTTGCTGGTCGCCGGGCTTGGAAGCCCAGCGTACTCTCGCTCGTACAATGGGCTTCCAAGCCCGTTGCACTCACCAACTACCGGCTCACTCGTCGGTGACGCAGCCTTCGCTGGCGCTCTTCACGCACTTGATGTACTTGTAGAGCGTTCCGCGGGTGGCTTTCAGTGCCGGTGCCGTCCACTTGGACCGGCGAGCATCCAACTCAGCCGCGTCGACTTCCAAATCCAACGAGTTGGTTTCGGCATCGATGGTGATGGTGTCGCCATCTTCGATCAACGCAATCGGACCACCGACTTGAGCTTCGGGGGTGATGTGGCCGACGATGAAGCCGTGGCTGCCGCCGCTGAAACGACCGTCGGTCAAAAGAGCCACGTCGCTTCCCAGACCGGCACCCATGATGGCACTGGTCGGGGTCAGCATCTCAGGCATACCGGGTCCGCCTTTGGGACCTTCATAACGGATGACCACCACGTCGCCTTTTTGAATCTGCTTTTGTTCCAACGCGGCCAGCATCAACTCTTCGCTGTCGTACACACGCGCCGGTCCGCTGAACTGCAAGCCTTCTTTGCCGGTGATTTTCGCGACCGCGCCTTCGGTTGCCAGCGAGCCCTTCAGGATTCGAATGTGACCTGACTCTTTGATCGGTTGTTCGACCGTGGCCACGATTTTTTGACCGGCCTTCAAACCGGGCAGATCAGCCAAGTTCTCGGCCAGCGTCTTGCCGGTGACGGTCATGTGCTCGCCTTTGATCATGCCCTTCTCGAGCAAGTACTTCATCACAGCGGGCGTGCCGCCGACGCTGTGCAGGTCCTCTTGCACGAATTTCCCGCTGGGTTTCAGATCGGCCAGGAAAGGAGTGCGATCGCTGACCGACTGGAAGTCCTCGATCGTCAGCGGCACATCGACACTGCGAGCCATCGCGATCAAGTGCAACACCGCGTTGGTGCTGCCGCCCAGTGCCATCAACGTCACCATCGCGTCTTCGAACGCGCCGCGAGTCATGATATCGCGAGGCTTGATGTCTTTCTTCAGCAGTTCGAGGATGGCCAAACCAGCGCGTTTGCATTCCTCTTTCTTTTCAGGGTGCTCGGCCGGGATGCTGGCGGAGTAGGGCAGGGCCATGCCCAAGGCTTCGATCGCAGTGGCCATCGTGTTGGCGGTGTACATGCCGCCGCAGGCTCCCGCACCGGGACAACTGTGGCGAACAATTTCGCTGCGTTCTTCTTCGCTGATTTGTCCCGCGATGTATTGCCCGTAGCACTGGAAGGCGCTGACGATGTCCAGTTTTTCATTCTTGAAATGGCCGGGTTTGATGGTTCCACCGTAAACCATGATGGCAGGCCGATTCAGACGTCCCATCGCCATCAAGCAGCCAGGCATGTTCTTGTCGCAACCGGGCAGGGCGATCAGCGCGTCGTACCACTGGGCCCCCATGATCGTTTCGATCGAGTCGGCGATCAGGTCGCGACTCTGCAACGAGTAGCTCATCCCGTCGGTGCCCATCGAGATCCCATCGGACACACCGATGGTGTTGAATCGCATGCCGACCATGCCGGCGTCGGTGACACCGGCTTTGACGTCCGCGGCGAGGTCCAACAGGTGCATGTTGCAGCTGTTGCCCTCGTACCACATGCTGCCGATCCCGACTTGCGGCTTGTTCATGTCTTCGGAGGACATGCCGGTGGCGTAGAGCATTGCCTGCGAGGCACCCTGGCTTTTCGGCTGGGTGATCTTGCTGCTGTACTTGTTCAGTGCATTGGAATCGGAATCAGGCTGAGTCGCGGTCATGAGATTGTTTTGGCAGGGGAAAGCGGCCGGAGAGGGGTGGCAACACCTTGAAAGGGTCAAAGAGTATGATCGGTGACATGAAAACTACAAAGATGGGGCAGTTCGCCTCACGTCCAACCCTGACAGCGGCGTCCCAACCTCCGTTCGGTATTGAGACCGGTTTCACTTCAAAGAAAACCTCTGGTCCACGCCGCCTCGCTGGACTTTCACCCGCGAATTCCCGGCGAACTCGCTGGGTGATGGCAATTCTGTTTGCCCTGGCCAGCACTTCGGTGGGGCAGGGCACACACGCTCAAGAGCGACCTGAATCGCTCGCACCCGCCGCGGCGACCGCGGCGCAGGCGATCGAGGACATCGGCGTCAGCGACGAAGAATTCCGCACCCGCAGTCGATCCCTGTTCGACGGTCAGATCCTGGCTGGATTCGAAGGAGATGCCTCCTGGTTCCGAATCGAAGACGAAGCGATCGTGGCAGGCCGACTGGATCAGCCAATTGCCAAGAACCAGTTTCTGGCCACGACCGAGAAGTTTGACAACTTTGAATTCCGAGCCGAAATTCGGATGCGTGGCGCGGGCCGAAACGCGGGCATTCAGTTCCGCTCACGACGCCCAAAGAAAAGCGACCAGGTGCCACCGCACGAGATGATCGGCTACCAAGCCGACGCGGGATACTCCGCGGAGCGATCCATTTGGGGCGCGTTGTACGACGAATCTCGACGCCGCCGAATGCTGCAATTGCCCGAACCGCCATTCGAAGTCGAGTGGAAACGCACCGGCAACCAACCAGACTCGCTGGACCAACAAGACTCACAATCAGCCGCACCGGAACAAACCGACTGGATCGAGATGCGGATCGTGTGCCGGGGGCCTCGGATTCAAATCAGTCTCAATGGAACCCCGACGGTTGACTACATTGAAACGGAAGACGGGATCCCCCAAGTTGGCGTGATTGCTTTGCAAATTCATGCTGGCAAACCCGCGGAAGCTTGGTATCGCAACCTGCGCATTCTTGGACTGGATTGATGGCAGCCGACATTCGATTTATCTACTTCGACCTCGGGAACATCTTGGTCTCGTTTGATCGCAATCGAGCCAACGACAATGTGGCCGATCTGTTTGGTGGTACCCGCGAAGCCTCCGACGAAATCCTGCATGCGAGCGGATTGCAGAACCAATTGGAAACCGGGGTGATCACGGAAGAAGATTACGCGCAAGCCATTCGCGACGCCTACGCGACGTTGGTGGATCCCACCGGAATGGTGGCGACCGGCGACATCATGCGTGCGATCAGTGACATGTTCACTCCGATCGAACCGATGGTTGCCGCCTTGCAATCATTGCGTGACGCGAACGTCCCGATTGGAATTCTCAGCAACACCTGCGAGGCTCACTGGACCTGGGTCAACGGCCGTGGCTGGGAAATCATGAGCGGCCCCTTTGAAGTGCAGGTTGTCAGCTACGAGGCCCGGAGCATGAAGCCGGATCGCCTGATTTATGAAACAGCGATGAATTTGGCCTGCGAGTGCTTGGCAACCAGGCAAGGCAAAGACGACAATGTCGCGTTGCGCCCAGAAGAAATTCTCTTCGTCGACGATCGTCCCGAAAACGTCGACGCGGCACGCTCTCACGGATGGAAGGCGGAAGTGTGTTTGGGTGGTGAACAAGCCATCGATGTTTTGCGACGACACGGATTCGATATCCCTCTCGCATCCACCGCCTAGGAATTCAGCGTGAAGAACATGGACAATCCACTCACACCGCGAAGCACCGCGACCGCGCCGCACATCAGTGCTGCGAACCCGCACCTCAACACGG comes from Rhodopirellula islandica and encodes:
- a CDS encoding arylsulfatase; protein product: MVDLDCNCPHTIPIISHSMHHRIWILLAACLTTCSPAWAQTSSESRPNVILVVTDDQGYGDMSCHGNPWLNTLNLDRLATQSVRLENFHVDPVCTPTRAALMTGRYCTRVGAWAVTEGRQLLDPDETTMAEIFRDSGYRTGMFGKWHLGDPPPFAPRERGFETVVRHMAGGADEIGNPTGNDYFDDTYYRNGTPESFDGYCTDIWFEEAIDFIQQDSEQPFFVYIPTNAMHSPYLVADRYSDPFEQQGIEPKRAAFYGMIQNFDENLGRLLKKLDQANLRENTLLIFMSDNGTAQGASEQDRKDGFNAGMRGKKGSVYEGGHRVPCFASWPAKWDGNRPVHQLTCHRDWLPTLIDLCDLKRPAEVSFDGRSMAGLLHSSSQQWPERTLIIERQSDNVVSATKTQGRAQPPFAVLTDRWRLIRDELYDIRNDPGQFKNIAAEHPEVVRELRAAYDTYFEDVHGSRKDVIRFIVGKDTTPTLITVRDWHPTEGGVIWKPSQLPDSDLLINGFWEIEVAEAGRYAIKLQRFPEDALAAIEADQARLRVDSIEQTQTLKPEESSVTFEIDLPAGPHRLQTWLRDAASQKIRGAYFVEFTKVGPSEASSRR
- a CDS encoding sulfatase, whose protein sequence is MLATLIACIANHATPANAETQPEPSKPNVLFIAVDDLASTLGCYGDVVAKTPNIDRLAATGTCFRRAYNQLPLCNPTRASVMTGLRPDQIKVYDLDRHFRDEVPNVVTLSQAFQQAGYFAARVGKIYHYNVPASIGTDGFDDPPSWNQTVNPKGCDKDEEHLIFNAEPHRKISGALSWLAADGEDEEQTDGMIGTEAIRIMREKKDEPFFLGVGFFRPHTPYVAPKKYFDMYPLESLRLPYAPAGDRDDIPTAAFAHNCPVPNYGLDEPTLLKATQAYYACVSFVDAQVGRLLDALEEQGLADNTIVVFWSDHGYHLGEHNGVWQKRTLFEEGAQSPLIIRDPSQTGHGSCNRIVEFVDIYPTLTDLAGIESPSGLAGRSLKPLLNDPVAQWNGTAITQVLRPADDRLPEQVMGCSIRTHRYRYTEWAEGRHGVELYDHQSDPNEFKNLAEDPDERALAVIRRLRPLLRAKASGEIPTVPVNPARL
- the ilvD gene encoding dihydroxy-acid dehydratase — protein: MTATQPDSDSNALNKYSSKITQPKSQGASQAMLYATGMSSEDMNKPQVGIGSMWYEGNSCNMHLLDLAADVKAGVTDAGMVGMRFNTIGVSDGISMGTDGMSYSLQSRDLIADSIETIMGAQWYDALIALPGCDKNMPGCLMAMGRLNRPAIMVYGGTIKPGHFKNEKLDIVSAFQCYGQYIAGQISEEERSEIVRHSCPGAGACGGMYTANTMATAIEALGMALPYSASIPAEHPEKKEECKRAGLAILELLKKDIKPRDIMTRGAFEDAMVTLMALGGSTNAVLHLIAMARSVDVPLTIEDFQSVSDRTPFLADLKPSGKFVQEDLHSVGGTPAVMKYLLEKGMIKGEHMTVTGKTLAENLADLPGLKAGQKIVATVEQPIKESGHIRILKGSLATEGAVAKITGKEGLQFSGPARVYDSEELMLAALEQKQIQKGDVVVIRYEGPKGGPGMPEMLTPTSAIMGAGLGSDVALLTDGRFSGGSHGFIVGHITPEAQVGGPIALIEDGDTITIDAETNSLDLEVDAAELDARRSKWTAPALKATRGTLYKYIKCVKSASEGCVTDE
- a CDS encoding 3-keto-disaccharide hydrolase, which gives rise to MIGDMKTTKMGQFASRPTLTAASQPPFGIETGFTSKKTSGPRRLAGLSPANSRRTRWVMAILFALASTSVGQGTHAQERPESLAPAAATAAQAIEDIGVSDEEFRTRSRSLFDGQILAGFEGDASWFRIEDEAIVAGRLDQPIAKNQFLATTEKFDNFEFRAEIRMRGAGRNAGIQFRSRRPKKSDQVPPHEMIGYQADAGYSAERSIWGALYDESRRRRMLQLPEPPFEVEWKRTGNQPDSLDQQDSQSAAPEQTDWIEMRIVCRGPRIQISLNGTPTVDYIETEDGIPQVGVIALQIHAGKPAEAWYRNLRILGLD
- a CDS encoding HAD family hydrolase; translation: MAADIRFIYFDLGNILVSFDRNRANDNVADLFGGTREASDEILHASGLQNQLETGVITEEDYAQAIRDAYATLVDPTGMVATGDIMRAISDMFTPIEPMVAALQSLRDANVPIGILSNTCEAHWTWVNGRGWEIMSGPFEVQVVSYEARSMKPDRLIYETAMNLACECLATRQGKDDNVALRPEEILFVDDRPENVDAARSHGWKAEVCLGGEQAIDVLRRHGFDIPLASTA